A single region of the Pseudorhodoplanes sp. genome encodes:
- a CDS encoding tetratricopeptide repeat protein: MADIFHEVDEDIRRERLKKLWDRFGPYVIGLALLIVVGIGGWRGYEYWQTRRAAEDSARFEAALVLADAGKHAEAEAAFAKVAETAGTATYRTMARLRQAAALTQSDPKSAIAIFDSVAADTSVGGSFQDLAALRAGFILVDTASFDDMKQRLEPLTGPQRAFRHSARELLALSAWRAGNMADAKRWSDLIINDAESPAGMRQRMEALLALTSEAKG; encoded by the coding sequence TTGGCCGACATTTTTCACGAAGTAGATGAAGATATCCGGCGCGAGCGGCTGAAAAAGCTGTGGGATCGCTTCGGGCCCTATGTGATCGGTCTGGCGCTGCTAATTGTGGTCGGCATCGGCGGCTGGCGCGGCTACGAGTACTGGCAGACGCGAAGGGCGGCCGAGGACAGTGCCCGGTTCGAGGCGGCGCTGGTGCTTGCCGACGCCGGCAAGCACGCCGAAGCAGAAGCGGCATTTGCCAAGGTTGCCGAGACGGCGGGTACGGCGACCTATCGGACCATGGCTCGCTTGCGGCAGGCAGCCGCACTCACGCAGAGCGATCCGAAATCGGCGATCGCGATCTTCGATTCCGTGGCGGCCGATACCTCGGTTGGCGGCAGTTTCCAGGACCTTGCGGCCTTGCGCGCGGGCTTCATTCTGGTGGACACAGCATCCTTCGATGACATGAAGCAGCGGCTCGAGCCGCTGACCGGTCCACAGCGCGCCTTCCGTCATTCTGCGCGCGAATTGCTGGCGCTGTCGGCTTGGCGTGCCGGCAACATGGCGGACGCCAAGCGCTGGTCCGATCTGATCATCAACGACGCCGAAAGCCCGGCCGGCATGCGTCAGCGCATGGAGGCGCTGCTGGCGCTGACCAGCGAAGCCAAAGGATGA
- a CDS encoding AI-2E family transporter → MNGSSRAVSPAQIWPVVTIGIAVAVLYFAREVFMPLAIALLLTFALAPVVTLVRKTGLPRIVAVILVVMATFIGLAAFSFVVATQVADLARNAPTYQTNILTKIQNLKKAGTEDGVIKRVNDAIQRVGKEIEQPKESTAETIAKPEPDPILVEIYSPARPIQILANMIAPLVSPLATVGLVLVVVIFMLLEREDLRDRFVRLVGYDDIHRTTEALQEAGQRVGRYLLMQLIVNVAYGVPIGIGLWLIGIPNAVLWGLLAIVLRFVPYIGPVIAMVLPLFLAVAVAPGWSLVLWAAALFIVMEVISNNIVEPWLYGSKTGLSPLAIIVAAIFWTWIWGPVGLVLSTPLTVCLVVLGKHVPQFQFFEVLFGSEPVLDPKARLYQRLLAGDADEATDQAEEFLEEKQLADFYEQIAIPAMLLAEQDRARGVMTEEQKQRLAASAQMLVSNLKEIALEEEEEEAEERENGGLPEEGAGRAKSEKSKMQGETGVDDKAAAEIDLSDGTGRSVLAVGGRGPLDDATASMLAQVLRVTGATAAESGYADLEPARLRQLKVDGVETIVICFLNPDSLHHGRFLVRRLKRMRPRLRIGVVLWSHPGDMNEKLKATAKLGADFAAFSVAEAVANALNVPTSQVASAVAPDLAAAAQ, encoded by the coding sequence ATGAACGGCTCATCGCGAGCCGTCTCGCCGGCGCAGATCTGGCCGGTGGTCACGATCGGCATAGCCGTCGCGGTGCTCTATTTCGCGCGCGAAGTGTTCATGCCGCTGGCGATTGCGCTTCTGCTGACATTTGCACTCGCCCCGGTCGTGACGTTGGTGCGCAAAACCGGATTGCCGCGCATCGTCGCCGTCATTCTGGTCGTGATGGCGACCTTCATCGGCCTCGCTGCATTCAGCTTCGTTGTCGCAACGCAGGTGGCGGACCTTGCGCGGAATGCGCCGACTTATCAGACCAATATTCTCACCAAAATACAAAACCTGAAGAAGGCCGGCACCGAAGACGGAGTAATCAAGAGAGTCAACGACGCCATCCAGCGCGTCGGCAAGGAAATCGAGCAGCCGAAGGAGTCTACCGCCGAGACCATCGCCAAGCCGGAACCGGATCCGATTCTGGTGGAAATATATTCGCCCGCCAGGCCGATTCAGATCCTCGCCAACATGATTGCCCCGCTCGTCAGCCCGCTGGCGACGGTAGGCCTTGTGCTGGTGGTGGTCATCTTCATGCTGCTGGAGCGCGAAGACCTGCGCGACCGGTTTGTCCGCCTGGTCGGTTATGACGACATTCATCGGACCACGGAGGCGTTGCAAGAGGCCGGACAGCGTGTCGGCCGCTATCTGCTGATGCAGCTGATTGTGAACGTCGCCTATGGCGTCCCGATCGGCATCGGGCTGTGGCTGATCGGAATTCCGAATGCGGTGCTCTGGGGCTTGCTGGCGATCGTGCTCCGCTTCGTTCCCTATATCGGACCGGTGATTGCAATGGTCTTGCCGCTATTCCTGGCCGTCGCGGTGGCGCCCGGCTGGTCCCTGGTCTTGTGGGCGGCCGCCTTGTTCATCGTGATGGAGGTGATCAGCAACAACATTGTGGAGCCCTGGCTTTACGGATCGAAAACAGGTCTTTCGCCGCTCGCCATCATTGTCGCCGCCATTTTCTGGACCTGGATCTGGGGGCCGGTCGGGCTTGTGCTGTCGACACCGCTGACGGTATGCCTCGTGGTCTTGGGCAAGCACGTACCGCAATTTCAGTTTTTCGAAGTATTGTTCGGCAGCGAGCCGGTGCTCGATCCCAAAGCACGTCTGTATCAGCGGCTTCTCGCCGGGGACGCCGATGAAGCCACCGACCAGGCTGAGGAATTTCTCGAAGAGAAACAGCTTGCTGATTTTTACGAGCAGATCGCCATTCCTGCCATGCTGCTTGCGGAACAGGATCGGGCCCGCGGGGTGATGACCGAAGAGCAAAAGCAGCGGCTCGCCGCCAGTGCGCAGATGCTGGTCTCCAACCTCAAGGAGATCGCGCTGGAAGAAGAAGAGGAGGAGGCGGAGGAGAGGGAAAATGGCGGGTTACCGGAAGAGGGCGCGGGCCGAGCAAAAAGCGAAAAAAGCAAAATGCAGGGAGAGACTGGCGTCGACGACAAGGCGGCTGCCGAAATTGATCTTTCGGACGGGACCGGCCGAAGCGTCTTGGCTGTCGGCGGCCGTGGTCCTCTCGATGACGCCACGGCTTCCATGCTGGCCCAGGTTCTGCGCGTCACCGGCGCGACCGCCGCCGAGTCGGGTTACGCCGACCTAGAGCCGGCGCGCTTGCGGCAACTGAAAGTCGATGGCGTGGAAACGATCGTTATTTGCTTCCTCAACCCCGATTCACTTCATCACGGTCGTTTTCTGGTTCGCAGGTTGAAGAGGATGCGCCCCCGATTGAGAATTGGCGTCGTTCTATGGTCGCATCCCGGAGACATGAACGAAAAGCTCAAGGCCACCGCAAAACTTGGCGCGGATTTCGCAGCATTCTCCGTCGCCGAGGCGGTTGCCAATGCCTTGAACGTGCCAACATCGCAGGTGGCTTCCGCCGTGGCGCCTGATCTGGCAGCCGCGGCACAATGA
- a CDS encoding SDR family NAD(P)-dependent oxidoreductase, whose translation MSNPLSGRIALVTGASRGIGRATALALAKSGAHIVAIARTVGGLEELDDEIKAAGGSATLVPLDMKDSDGIARLSAALQERYGKLDILVGNAGILGVLSPLSHVEPKVWDDVLAVNVTANWHLIRWMEPLLKLSDAGRAVFVTSALAWYGRAYWAPYAVSKSALNAMVQSWAAETVSTNLKVNLISPGLVGTRLLKQAFPGRDSEEFESPDQIAEKIVELCLPSLQETGLLYSYLDKRFLKLGEPTDV comes from the coding sequence TTGAGTAACCCCCTCTCCGGCCGTATCGCCCTTGTCACCGGCGCCTCGCGCGGGATCGGCCGCGCCACGGCGCTGGCCCTTGCCAAATCCGGCGCGCATATCGTCGCAATTGCGCGCACCGTCGGCGGGCTGGAAGAGCTCGACGACGAGATCAAAGCAGCCGGCGGCTCGGCGACGCTGGTTCCGCTCGACATGAAAGATAGCGACGGGATTGCCCGGCTCAGCGCAGCGCTGCAAGAGCGTTATGGCAAGCTCGACATTCTGGTCGGTAATGCCGGCATTCTCGGCGTCCTGTCGCCGCTTTCGCATGTGGAGCCAAAAGTCTGGGACGACGTGTTGGCAGTGAATGTCACCGCCAACTGGCATCTGATCCGCTGGATGGAGCCGTTGCTGAAGCTCTCTGACGCCGGCCGCGCAGTATTCGTTACCTCTGCGCTTGCTTGGTACGGCCGCGCCTACTGGGCACCCTACGCCGTTTCCAAATCCGCCTTGAATGCCATGGTCCAATCGTGGGCGGCTGAGACCGTTTCGACGAACCTAAAGGTTAATCTGATCTCGCCCGGCCTCGTCGGCACGCGTCTGTTAAAGCAGGCTTTTCCGGGACGCGATTCCGAGGAATTTGAATCGCCGGATCAGATTGCTGAGAAAATCGTTGAGCTCTGCCTGCCAAGCCTGCAGGAGACCGGTTTGCTCTATTCCTATCTGGACAAGCGCTTTCTCAAGCTGGGCGAACCTACCGACGTCTAA
- a CDS encoding FAD-dependent oxidoreductase: MNAAQTLTEPARSVPVFGEFDIVVLGGGPAGIAAAAAAGNLRCNTLLVERYGFLGGMGTAAGVTNFCGLHANVHGEIRQVVRGIADDLLARIDRLGGLNKPHSIFGKTFAQAYDNAAYKIAADDLLLSRNVDILFHALAAGAVVDGERVDALLLETKSGRQAVRAKIFIDCSGDGDLAAFAGAPFEIGDADGGMLFPTMMFRLSGVDPDTAGEAWKSIPLLMDEAEKRGMRFPRKGAIVRPMLHPTEWRVNVTQIKSANGRALDGTDAIELSAGEIEGRKQALAFFEFLKANAPGFEKSYMIDIAPQLGIRETRRIEGLYKLTREDVLSCASFDDTIGVNGWPIEAHVAGDVKWEWPDIPGSRGFNHLPYRMLLPQKVANLLVAGRCASMSHEGQSAARVSGPCFAMGEAAGSGAHLALAGNVDPADIDVTQLQNTLERNGVFLGKDGQ, from the coding sequence ATGAACGCAGCCCAGACCTTGACCGAGCCGGCACGTAGCGTTCCGGTCTTCGGGGAGTTTGACATCGTCGTGCTCGGCGGCGGGCCAGCCGGCATTGCTGCGGCAGCTGCTGCAGGAAATCTGAGATGCAATACGCTGCTGGTCGAGCGCTATGGGTTTCTTGGCGGCATGGGGACCGCGGCCGGCGTCACCAATTTCTGTGGCCTGCATGCCAATGTACATGGCGAGATCCGTCAAGTGGTGCGTGGCATCGCCGACGACCTGCTCGCCCGCATCGATCGGCTGGGCGGACTCAACAAGCCGCATTCGATTTTCGGCAAGACTTTTGCGCAGGCCTATGACAACGCTGCCTACAAGATCGCCGCCGACGATCTGCTGCTCTCTCGCAATGTTGACATCCTGTTTCATGCGCTCGCGGCCGGCGCGGTGGTGGATGGAGAGCGCGTGGACGCGCTGCTGCTCGAGACCAAATCCGGCCGTCAGGCGGTGCGTGCGAAGATTTTCATCGATTGTTCGGGCGACGGTGATCTTGCTGCCTTTGCTGGTGCACCGTTCGAAATCGGCGATGCCGATGGCGGCATGCTTTTCCCGACCATGATGTTCCGTCTCAGCGGCGTCGATCCAGATACGGCCGGCGAAGCGTGGAAGTCCATTCCGCTGCTCATGGACGAAGCGGAGAAGCGCGGCATGCGCTTCCCGCGCAAGGGCGCCATCGTGCGTCCTATGCTGCATCCGACCGAATGGAGAGTGAACGTCACGCAGATCAAGAGCGCAAACGGCCGAGCGCTCGATGGCACCGACGCTATCGAACTGAGCGCGGGGGAGATCGAAGGCCGCAAGCAGGCACTGGCTTTCTTCGAATTTCTGAAGGCAAACGCGCCAGGTTTCGAAAAGTCCTACATGATCGATATAGCGCCGCAGCTCGGCATCCGCGAGACGCGGCGCATTGAGGGCCTTTACAAGCTGACGCGCGAGGATGTGCTGAGCTGCGCAAGCTTCGACGACACGATCGGCGTCAATGGCTGGCCGATCGAGGCGCATGTCGCCGGCGACGTGAAATGGGAATGGCCGGATATTCCCGGCTCGCGCGGCTTCAACCACCTGCCCTACCGGATGCTGCTGCCGCAAAAAGTAGCCAACCTCTTGGTCGCCGGACGCTGCGCATCTATGTCTCATGAAGGCCAGTCCGCGGCGCGCGTATCCGGTCCCTGCTTCGCCATGGGCGAGGCTGCCGGGAGCGGCGCACATCTCGCTCTTGCCGGAAATGTCGATCCGGCCGACATTGATGTCACGCAACTGCAGAACACCCTCGAACGAAACGGTGTCTTTCTCGGGAAGGATGGACAATGA
- a CDS encoding ferredoxin family protein, protein MTMQVEQKLFENRYRIDEGRGHIAIKETDICRDQCTTKACTWCCPAGCYGTDENGMVVLSTDGCLECGTCRLLCDQFDNIEWSYPRGGYGVLYKFG, encoded by the coding sequence ATGACAATGCAAGTTGAGCAAAAGCTGTTCGAAAACCGCTACCGAATTGATGAAGGGCGCGGTCATATTGCAATCAAGGAAACCGACATCTGCCGCGATCAATGCACGACGAAAGCCTGCACGTGGTGCTGCCCGGCGGGATGCTACGGCACCGACGAGAACGGCATGGTCGTGCTTTCGACCGACGGCTGCCTTGAATGCGGAACCTGCCGCCTCCTGTGCGACCAGTTCGACAATATCGAGTGGTCCTATCCGCGCGGCGGCTACGGGGTGCTGTACAAGTTCGGCTGA
- a CDS encoding NAD(P)/FAD-dependent oxidoreductase: MASRATATGRWHGTQSSVPTSVEVTRQTSDLDCLIIGGGPAGLTAAIYLARFRRNVLVVDDGKSRTALIPESHNYPGFPAGISGPSLLGNLRKQAEEYGARLEQGRVDALARDAGAFVARSRARVWKARRVLLATGIIDESPELPGLRDAVYRGALRYCPICDAYEAKDRRIGALGRVQIAGKKAMFLRTYSRDVVLLPIDDPTNMAPATRETLNKAGIRFPDLRVVDIERDDDRITAVLANGERIDVDVLYPMLGCDVRSELATALGARSNDIGCLHVDDHQRTSVDGLYAAGDVVTDLHQISVATGHAAIAATDIHNSLPRNFR; the protein is encoded by the coding sequence ATGGCAAGCCGTGCGACCGCGACCGGCCGCTGGCATGGAACGCAATCGAGCGTTCCGACTTCTGTTGAGGTGACGCGACAAACATCCGACCTGGATTGCCTGATCATAGGCGGCGGACCAGCCGGGCTGACCGCCGCCATTTACCTCGCGCGCTTTCGGCGGAATGTGCTGGTGGTCGATGATGGCAAGAGTCGCACCGCACTCATTCCGGAAAGCCACAACTATCCCGGATTTCCCGCAGGCATTTCCGGCCCGTCCCTGCTGGGCAATTTGCGCAAGCAGGCGGAGGAATATGGCGCGCGTCTCGAACAGGGACGTGTGGACGCCCTTGCCCGCGACGCCGGCGCATTCGTCGCGCGCTCCCGCGCGCGGGTATGGAAGGCCAGACGCGTGCTGCTGGCGACCGGGATTATTGACGAAAGTCCGGAGTTGCCCGGCTTGCGCGATGCCGTCTATCGCGGCGCGCTGCGCTATTGTCCGATCTGCGATGCCTATGAAGCGAAAGATCGCCGCATCGGGGCGCTCGGCCGCGTCCAGATTGCCGGCAAGAAGGCCATGTTCCTGCGTACCTATTCGCGCGATGTCGTATTATTGCCCATCGATGATCCGACCAACATGGCGCCGGCGACCCGCGAGACCCTGAACAAGGCCGGCATTCGCTTTCCTGACTTGCGAGTCGTCGATATTGAGCGCGACGACGACAGAATCACCGCGGTGCTGGCCAACGGAGAGCGTATCGACGTGGACGTACTATATCCCATGCTCGGCTGCGACGTGCGCTCCGAACTGGCGACGGCGCTCGGTGCACGCAGCAACGACATCGGATGCTTGCACGTCGACGATCACCAGCGCACGTCAGTGGATGGCTTGTATGCTGCCGGTGACGTCGTCACCGATCTGCACCAGATCAGCGTTGCGACAGGCCATGCCGCCATTGCGGCAACCGATATTCACAACAGCCTCCCCCGCAATTTCCGCTGA
- the panB gene encoding 3-methyl-2-oxobutanoate hydroxymethyltransferase, which yields MSSQTEIRRLTAPDIRARKNGEPIVSLTSYHAHTARLADKYCDVLLVGDSLGMVMHGLETTVPVTLEMMILQGHAVMRGSQRALVVVDMPFGSYEASKEQAFASAARVMKETTCGAIKMEGGARMADTIRFLAERGVPVMAHIGLTPQAINTIGSFRAQGREEADWAAIENDAKAVSDAGAFSVVIEAVAEPLARKITGQIPIPTIGIGASAACDGQILVMEDMLGLTPRVPKFVKRYGDLGPGIEAAIKGYADEVRSRAFPGTDNVYGMKAKKP from the coding sequence ATGTCATCACAAACGGAGATCAGGCGCCTGACTGCGCCGGACATTCGCGCCCGCAAAAACGGCGAGCCCATCGTTTCGCTGACCTCGTATCACGCGCATACGGCGCGGCTGGCCGACAAGTATTGCGATGTGCTGCTCGTTGGCGACTCGCTCGGCATGGTGATGCATGGGCTTGAGACCACGGTGCCGGTGACACTCGAGATGATGATCCTCCAGGGCCACGCGGTGATGCGCGGCTCGCAACGTGCCCTGGTCGTCGTCGACATGCCGTTCGGCTCCTACGAGGCGTCGAAGGAGCAGGCCTTTGCGTCGGCGGCGCGGGTGATGAAGGAAACGACATGCGGCGCCATCAAGATGGAAGGCGGCGCGCGCATGGCTGACACCATCCGCTTTCTGGCGGAACGCGGGGTGCCGGTCATGGCGCATATCGGGCTAACGCCGCAGGCGATCAACACCATCGGCTCCTTCCGCGCGCAGGGGCGCGAGGAGGCCGACTGGGCCGCGATCGAGAATGACGCGAAGGCGGTCAGCGACGCGGGGGCTTTCTCGGTCGTGATCGAGGCGGTGGCCGAGCCGCTGGCGCGCAAGATCACGGGTCAAATTCCTATTCCGACCATCGGCATCGGCGCCAGCGCCGCCTGCGACGGGCAGATCCTGGTGATGGAGGACATGCTGGGCCTCACGCCGCGGGTGCCGAAATTCGTCAAACGCTATGGCGACCTGGGGCCGGGGATCGAAGCCGCAATCAAGGGTTATGCCGACGAGGTGCGTTCGCGTGCCTTTCCGGGCACCGATAATGTTTATGGCATGAAGGCGAAAAAGCCCTGA
- the der gene encoding ribosome biogenesis GTPase Der, whose amino-acid sequence MTFTVAIIGRPNVGKSTLFNRLVGRRLALVDDMPGVTRDRREGEARLGDLSFTVIDTPGLEEASAASLAGRMVEQTKAAIADADAVFFLVDARAGLLPVDRVFADLIRKSGKPSILVANKSEGKGGEAGALESYALGFGEPVAISAEHGEGMSDLYDALRAALPEHTERIPADDDEEADESTRPIRVAVVGRPNAGKSTLVNRLLGEERLLTGPEAGITRDAISVDLDWHGRKFKIYDTAGMRRKSRIDEKLEKLSVADALNAIRFADVVVLLMDSGQDFEEQDLRIADLVEREGRALVIGMNKWDLKETGRHAFNKLRAEADHWLPQVKGVPVVAVSGLTGEGLDRLMQAVIDAHAVWNKRVPTSALNRWFEEATSANPPPAVSGRRLRLNYITQAKSRPPSFVVFCTRADAVPESYTRYLINGLRETFDLPGTPIRLTLREKANPYADRKKRT is encoded by the coding sequence ATGACCTTCACTGTTGCGATCATCGGCCGGCCCAATGTCGGCAAATCGACCTTGTTCAACCGGCTGGTCGGCCGGCGGCTGGCTCTGGTCGACGACATGCCCGGCGTCACGCGCGACCGCCGCGAAGGCGAGGCGCGTCTCGGCGATCTGTCTTTCACCGTGATTGATACGCCCGGACTGGAGGAGGCGAGCGCGGCGTCGCTGGCAGGTCGCATGGTGGAGCAGACCAAGGCGGCTATTGCCGATGCGGACGCCGTCTTCTTCCTGGTCGATGCGCGCGCGGGTCTGCTGCCGGTCGATCGCGTCTTTGCCGATCTGATCCGCAAGTCGGGCAAGCCATCCATTCTTGTCGCCAACAAGAGCGAGGGCAAAGGCGGCGAGGCTGGGGCGCTGGAATCCTACGCGCTCGGCTTTGGCGAGCCGGTGGCGATTTCCGCAGAGCACGGCGAAGGCATGTCGGATCTCTACGACGCCTTGCGCGCGGCATTGCCGGAACACACCGAACGCATCCCCGCGGATGACGATGAAGAAGCAGACGAGTCGACGCGGCCCATCCGCGTGGCGGTGGTCGGACGCCCCAATGCCGGCAAGTCCACGCTGGTGAACAGATTGCTGGGCGAAGAACGGCTGCTGACCGGACCCGAGGCGGGCATTACCCGCGATGCCATTTCCGTCGATCTCGATTGGCACGGCCGCAAGTTCAAAATCTACGATACCGCCGGTATGCGTCGGAAATCGCGGATCGACGAGAAGCTTGAAAAGCTGTCGGTCGCGGATGCCCTCAACGCCATTCGTTTCGCCGACGTCGTCGTGCTGCTCATGGATTCGGGCCAGGATTTCGAGGAACAGGATCTGCGCATTGCCGACTTGGTCGAACGGGAAGGCCGCGCGCTGGTCATCGGCATGAACAAATGGGACCTGAAGGAAACCGGTCGCCATGCCTTCAACAAATTGCGCGCCGAAGCCGACCACTGGCTGCCGCAGGTAAAGGGCGTGCCGGTGGTCGCAGTGTCCGGCCTCACCGGCGAAGGGCTCGATCGCCTAATGCAGGCAGTGATCGATGCGCATGCGGTGTGGAACAAGCGCGTGCCGACATCGGCGCTCAATCGTTGGTTCGAAGAGGCGACCTCGGCCAATCCACCGCCCGCCGTTTCCGGGCGGCGTCTGCGTCTCAATTACATCACGCAGGCAAAGTCCCGCCCGCCAAGCTTTGTCGTGTTCTGCACGCGCGCCGATGCGGTGCCGGAATCCTATACCCGCTATTTGATAAACGGCCTGCGCGAGACATTCGATCTGCCCGGAACGCCGATCCGCCTGACCTTGCGTGAAAAGGCGAATCCGTATGCAGACAGAAAGAAGAGAACCTGA
- a CDS encoding tripartite tricarboxylate transporter substrate binding protein yields the protein MKKLVLAFAAMLAVTAPAAAQDWPAKTVKIIAPFGPGSTPDIVARLIADELQKKYPASNFIVENKAGAGGVLGTDMVAKAAPDGATLGVSIGGPLAINTILMSKLPYDPRRDIVAVTQLVTMPSAVTVNPSLNVNSVDELIALLKKEPGKYNFGSIGNGSLSHLAMEAIGIKSGARMVHVPYPSSPAATTALIRGDVQLAAMPAIAVTPHAEAGKVKILAVTLAKRSPFLPNIPTLKESGIDVEADTWMGLIAPGTTPKALIKKINRDVVDAIKSKAVRDKLATQLMEPVGNSPEQFRAVIDSEIERWAPIIKAANVQKIN from the coding sequence ATGAAGAAACTTGTCCTCGCATTCGCCGCCATGCTCGCTGTAACCGCTCCGGCCGCCGCCCAGGATTGGCCGGCCAAGACGGTGAAGATCATCGCTCCTTTCGGGCCCGGCTCCACCCCGGACATCGTGGCGCGTCTGATCGCCGATGAACTGCAGAAGAAGTATCCAGCTTCCAATTTCATCGTTGAGAACAAGGCCGGCGCCGGCGGGGTGCTTGGCACCGACATGGTCGCCAAGGCCGCCCCCGATGGCGCGACGCTCGGCGTAAGCATCGGCGGACCGCTAGCCATCAACACAATTCTGATGTCGAAGCTGCCTTACGACCCGAGAAGGGACATCGTCGCCGTCACCCAGCTTGTCACCATGCCGAGTGCGGTCACCGTCAACCCCTCGCTCAATGTCAATTCGGTCGACGAGCTTATCGCCTTGCTGAAGAAGGAGCCCGGAAAATACAATTTCGGCTCAATCGGCAACGGCTCGCTCTCGCATCTTGCGATGGAGGCGATCGGCATCAAGAGCGGGGCCAGGATGGTGCATGTGCCCTATCCATCCTCGCCCGCGGCGACAACGGCGCTGATCCGGGGTGACGTGCAGCTCGCCGCGATGCCCGCCATTGCGGTGACGCCGCATGCCGAGGCGGGAAAGGTGAAGATTCTTGCCGTAACACTCGCCAAGCGCTCGCCCTTCCTGCCGAATATTCCGACGCTGAAGGAATCCGGCATCGACGTGGAAGCGGACACCTGGATGGGCCTGATCGCGCCGGGCACAACGCCGAAAGCGCTGATCAAGAAGATCAACAGGGATGTCGTTGACGCGATCAAGTCGAAAGCGGTACGCGACAAGCTGGCGACGCAGCTGATGGAGCCGGTCGGCAATTCGCCCGAGCAGTTCCGCGCCGTGATCGACAGCGAGATCGAACGCTGGGCGCCGATCATCAAGGCGGCAAACGTACAGAAGATAAATTGA
- a CDS encoding NnrU family protein, which yields MGLAIMILGLAVFIGTHVFTTQRKARADLIGRIGEGPYKGLYSLLSLAGLVLIVYGFAQYRAAGLIDMWSPPAWTRHLAALLMLIATICIVAAYIAGNIKRVLKHPMLVGVKLWATAHLIANGDLGSIILFGSILGWAVFGRISLKHRTDPGGLVIPIGGWPRDVAAIVVGIVVYLGLGLWFHPYVIGVPAFTG from the coding sequence ATGGGCCTCGCGATCATGATCCTTGGGCTTGCCGTCTTCATCGGCACCCATGTCTTTACCACGCAGCGCAAGGCGCGCGCCGATCTGATCGGTCGCATCGGCGAGGGACCCTACAAGGGGCTGTATTCGCTTTTGTCGCTGGCAGGCCTCGTGCTCATCGTCTATGGCTTTGCGCAATACCGTGCGGCCGGCTTGATCGATATGTGGTCGCCGCCCGCATGGACGCGGCATCTCGCCGCGCTGCTGATGCTGATCGCCACCATCTGCATCGTCGCCGCCTACATCGCTGGCAACATCAAACGGGTGCTGAAACATCCCATGCTGGTCGGCGTGAAATTATGGGCGACCGCGCATCTCATCGCCAACGGCGATCTTGGCTCGATCATTCTGTTCGGATCGATTCTTGGCTGGGCGGTGTTCGGCCGCATCTCGCTCAAGCACCGCACCGATCCCGGCGGTCTCGTAATCCCGATCGGCGGCTGGCCGCGCGATGTTGCTGCGATCGTGGTGGGCATTGTCGTTTATCTGGGGCTGGGGCTATGGTTCCATCCCTATGTCATCGGCGTTCCGGCCTTCACGGGATAA